One window of Deltaproteobacteria bacterium genomic DNA carries:
- a CDS encoding iron-containing alcohol dehydrogenase yields MGYWFENPTLKALAPLALSTSIKGLTTIFNTPKLFIGSNVFPEGPVVGPSTMDSLLPRCPNKRAFIVTDEFSKRFANKAAQFLESGGFKVELWAGCQPEAPMEVVVECAKAVKDFEPDLIMAVGGGSVIDSAKAAWILYERPDITDLGMISPLDKLNLRGKAVLAAVPTTSGTGSECTGAAVLHDTAAHRKIPIAHDELVPDFAVLVPEFTVTMPPKLTAGTGLDVLAHAMDAVTTPAGNEFTEPLALKAIEMVFQWLPRAYKNGQDREARHRMIMAASIAGVAFGMSGCHLTHSFGHSLGAVFNLHHGLAVGFFIPHSLQFCSKVTDKHLLTCKALNIEAKDAKDGLVKLVSRVRSFLTELGGSLTLKDMGIPWGEFKAKLDQLVEFAYGDVDCYLSPRPITKAQCAQILQYAYDGRDIDF; encoded by the coding sequence ATGGGATACTGGTTTGAGAATCCCACGCTGAAAGCTCTGGCCCCCCTGGCCCTGTCGACTTCCATCAAAGGTCTTACCACCATTTTCAATACTCCCAAACTGTTTATCGGGTCGAATGTTTTCCCGGAAGGGCCCGTTGTCGGACCTTCTACCATGGATTCCCTTCTACCCCGGTGTCCTAACAAGAGGGCTTTTATTGTAACGGATGAATTTAGCAAGCGATTCGCCAATAAAGCCGCTCAATTTCTCGAATCCGGGGGCTTTAAAGTCGAGTTGTGGGCCGGGTGTCAACCCGAAGCCCCCATGGAAGTGGTGGTAGAGTGTGCCAAGGCCGTTAAAGATTTCGAGCCGGATCTGATCATGGCTGTGGGCGGAGGGTCGGTCATAGACTCGGCCAAAGCAGCCTGGATCCTTTATGAACGGCCGGACATCACCGACCTGGGCATGATTTCACCCCTGGACAAATTAAACCTGCGGGGGAAGGCAGTCCTGGCAGCCGTGCCGACCACCTCCGGAACGGGTTCGGAATGCACCGGCGCAGCTGTGCTCCATGATACGGCCGCCCACCGTAAGATCCCTATTGCCCACGATGAACTGGTTCCTGACTTTGCTGTACTGGTTCCGGAATTTACCGTGACTATGCCGCCTAAGCTTACCGCGGGCACAGGTCTGGACGTCCTGGCCCATGCCATGGATGCAGTTACAACCCCGGCAGGGAACGAATTCACCGAACCCCTGGCGCTCAAAGCCATTGAGATGGTCTTCCAGTGGCTGCCCCGAGCATATAAAAACGGCCAGGATCGGGAGGCCCGGCACAGAATGATCATGGCCGCAAGTATTGCCGGCGTTGCTTTCGGCATGAGCGGCTGCCACCTGACCCACAGCTTCGGTCATTCCCTGGGCGCTGTATTCAATCTGCACCATGGCCTGGCCGTAGGTTTTTTCATCCCCCACAGCCTCCAGTTCTGCAGTAAAGTCACCGATAAACACCTGTTAACGTGCAAGGCTCTGAACATCGAAGCGAAAGATGCTAAAGATGGACTGGTCAAACTGGTAAGCCGGGTCAGGTCCTTCCTGACCGAGCTCGGAGGTTCTCTAACCTTGAAGGACATGGGGATTCCCTGGGGTGAATTTAAAGCCAAACTCGACCAGCTGGTGGAATTTGCCTATGGAGATGTAGATTGTTATCTCAGCCCCAGGCCTATAACCAAGGCCCAATGCGCCCAGATTTTGCAATACGCCTATGACGGCCGAGATATCGATTTCTA